In the genome of Bremerella sp. P1, the window ACCGTTTCCGTGTCGTCAAGATCCATGACCCCTTCGATCATTTCTCGGGCGTCTTCTTCGATGTGACCTTCGCGGATGGCCTCGGTCACGATCGTTCGAATCTCTTCTTCAAACTCTTCTTCTTCGTCGGGTGGCTCGTCGACAATTCCGGCTGCCCGCTTCATTACACCGCCGAGGAAATCGACGCCGTATGTTACCGGGTAGAGGATAATGCTCACGGTCGACCAGAGGGGCCACGTGTAATAGATGTAAGGAGGTCCGAAGTGTTCGGCGACGGCCCAGGGAATCCAAACCATGGTCACCATCAAAACCAGGGTCACGCCGGCGACGTCACTGATGAAGGTGAACGTGTCCAACAGTGAGCCTTCGCGAAAGCCCAAAAGCCAGGCCTGGCTAGAGATCAGGAAGATCGCCAGGCTAAATACCTGCAATGCCTGAGCAGCCAACGCGGCGATTTCGTGGTGTTCGTGAATCGTACTGAACAGATGCGGACGGTCCCGTTTCTCGCAGTACTCTTCCAGATCATGCCAGAGCATGTCCGGCAGAATGGTGGCGGCGATGGATGACAGAATCAACACCAGCCAACTCGAAGTAGCCAGCCAGACAAAAAGCGTTGGTCCCATCACCTAGGTTGCTCCTTGACTAGGGGAACTGGCAGCAGACGACTGGCCCGCATACGCAATACCCAGTTTGCTGAGGTAATGCTTTTCTAAGCGTCGCATTTCCTCTCGGTCAGCATCCTCGTGATCGTCGTAGCCGGCCAGGTGCAAACAGCCATGCACGACATAAAGTGTCATCTCTTCGGCCACTTTCCAGTCATGTTCGCGAGCTTCGTCCGCAGCGTACTCGGCACTGAGCATGATTTCGCCTGACAGAAAGTCATCAGTCTGATCCATCGGAAAAGTGATGACGTCGGTTGGGTAATCATGCTGAAGAAAGCGGACATTGCAGTCGTGAATCTCTGCGTTGTCGACAACAGCGATCCCGACTTCACCTCGGGGGTAGCCTTCGCCGGAGAAGACTTCCCGGACGGCTTGTTCAAAGAGATCCTGCGGAACAGGATGTTCTGTTTGGCGATTGGAAAGGTTTATTTCGTAGTCCGAGGACATCGGTCTCGCTTTATGCAGGCTGCGAACTTGGGTACTTCACTCGTCCATGATAAACGGCCGTGAGGCTCTTGGTAACGCTGGACTGAATTTGACGCAGTTCGCGGAGCGTCAGGCCACATTCGTCGAACTGCCCGTCCAGGAGTCGTTTCATCGAAAGCTCTTCCACCAGGGCTTCAATGCGGGAAGCTGTCGGTTCGACGAGCGTGCGGCAGGCACTTTCGACCGCGTCGCAAATCATCAGGACGGCCGCTTCTTTGGTTTGCGGCTTCGGTCCTGGATAGCGGTAGATCGTTTCATCCACTTCGCGCTCGTCCGGGTTCGATTCGACCTTGGCACTGGCCACGCGATAAAAGTATTCGACCAGGGTCGTTCCGTGGTGTTGTTCGATGAAGTCGATAATGGCCCGCGGAAGCCGGTTCTGACGCGCAAGGTCGGCGCCGTCTTTAACGTGAGCGATGATCACCAAGGTACTAATGGCCGGGTTCAGGCCTTCATGGCGATTGTCGGAGGCATTCTGGTTTTCGATGAAGTACTCAGGCTTCATCATCTTGCCGATGTCATGGAAATAGGCACCGACACGTACCAGCAAGCCGTTGGCTCCGATTGAATCAGCAGCGGACTCGGCAATGGAAGCCACGGTGATGGAGTGGTTGTAGGTGCCAGGGGCTCGCTGGGCGAGTTTCTGCAACAGGGGATGAGCGGCATCGCCCAGTTCCAGCAGGCTGATATCGGTCAGGATCCCGTAGGCCTTTTCGACGAACGGCAGGAGGCCTGTCATTAGGAAGCCAGCCCCCACGGCGTAAACACCTTGCCAGGCAGCGGCTTGAAGCAGGGCCATCGTCGCGGGCTGCCCCGAAACAATGCTTACGCCATACTTCGTAGAGAAAGCAACAACGCCTGCCCAGAGGCCGACGAAGATCAACTTGTTACGGCTTCGAATCCGGTTCATTGACAGTGTCGCGGCGCTACACGTGGCGGCAATCGTCACGAAAGCAACCAGACTGGTGCCGCTGGTCAACACAATCGCGAGGCTGACGCACGCGGTTACCAACAGAGCAAATTCCTGGCGATAGACGATCGAAACGGTCATCGCCAGAATCATCGCTGGTATGATCTCGGCCTGCCAGCGATCGTCAAACCAATACCCCAGCGCAATCGTGGCACAGGTGGGGATCAGGAACAGCAGATACTCGTTCAGGTCTTTTAGAATGCTGGGGCATTTGAAGACAAGGTAGATCGCACAAAGCGTTCCCAAGGCGTAGTACATGCCCAGGATGGCCAGCGAATAAATCGTTTTGGAAAAGAAGCTGCGTTGATCGATGTAAGCGCGATGCTCGGCATGCAGCAGTTCGATTCCGGTCGCATCCAGCGGCTTTCCAGGCAGGACAACGGCGTCCTTTGTGGAATAGATATGCATCACCGGCTCAACGGCCGCCACGGCATCTTCGCGCTCGCGAGCGGTGGCCGCTTTATCGATAAAGAGTGTGCCAGGCAGGTTCTTATCGACCCAGTAGTCGACCGCTTCAACCAGGAAGTTGATATCTTCCCCTTTGGCCAGCTTTTCTAGTTCAATTCTCAGGCTCGTGCGGATGTTCTCGAAGACTTGCGCCTTCAAGACATCGTTCTGCGAAATGA includes:
- the ybeY gene encoding rRNA maturation RNase YbeY, with amino-acid sequence MSSDYEINLSNRQTEHPVPQDLFEQAVREVFSGEGYPRGEVGIAVVDNAEIHDCNVRFLQHDYPTDVITFPMDQTDDFLSGEIMLSAEYAADEAREHDWKVAEEMTLYVVHGCLHLAGYDDHEDADREEMRRLEKHYLSKLGIAYAGQSSAASSPSQGAT
- a CDS encoding HD family phosphohydrolase; amino-acid sequence: MAQPGKTKKRAKHVASLELPPGTFRRFISELSHPDKLLYLACALFAAIALWLVTGAWNPPMQYRPGYVPPSEIHPRVQFSVLDPLATAKAERDAENEAKSVYQNDPARLDQLRARLQSIIVQLTTAKQFDVEVERLWNEFFPIADDDVTPLSPMEREEQFQKLKALFARENMLNAFEQNIATALKPFASRGIMSPEQLDEKQGQAASIIVVTPGPNGNKQIISQNDVLKAQVFENIRTSLRIELEKLAKGEDINFLVEAVDYWVDKNLPGTLFIDKAATAREREDAVAAVEPVMHIYSTKDAVVLPGKPLDATGIELLHAEHRAYIDQRSFFSKTIYSLAILGMYYALGTLCAIYLVFKCPSILKDLNEYLLFLIPTCATIALGYWFDDRWQAEIIPAMILAMTVSIVYRQEFALLVTACVSLAIVLTSGTSLVAFVTIAATCSAATLSMNRIRSRNKLIFVGLWAGVVAFSTKYGVSIVSGQPATMALLQAAAWQGVYAVGAGFLMTGLLPFVEKAYGILTDISLLELGDAAHPLLQKLAQRAPGTYNHSITVASIAESAADSIGANGLLVRVGAYFHDIGKMMKPEYFIENQNASDNRHEGLNPAISTLVIIAHVKDGADLARQNRLPRAIIDFIEQHHGTTLVEYFYRVASAKVESNPDEREVDETIYRYPGPKPQTKEAAVLMICDAVESACRTLVEPTASRIEALVEELSMKRLLDGQFDECGLTLRELRQIQSSVTKSLTAVYHGRVKYPSSQPA